The following are encoded together in the Thermomonas brevis genome:
- the uvrA gene encoding excinuclease ABC subunit UvrA, protein MALDYIRIRGARTHNLKNIDLDLPRDKLIVITGLSGSGKSSLAFDTIYAEGQRRYVESLSAYARQFLSVMDKPDLDHIEGLSPAISIEQKSTSHNPRSTVGTITEIHDYMRLLYARVGSPRCPDHHFPLEAQTVSQMVDQVLAMEADPALAEQRWMLLAPVIRERKGEHAQVIDQLRAQGYVRVRVDGALHEIDAVPPLALRQKHTIEAVIDRFKPRADIRQRLAESFETALKLGDGMAIVQSMDEPERAPLLFSSRYSCPVCDYSLPELEPRLFSFNSPIGACPGCDGLGVAQFFDPGKVVAHPELSLAAGAMRGWDRRNSYYFSMIASLAKHYGFNVDTPWQQLPERIREIVLHGSGGEIINLSYVSENGSKYQRKHAFEGILPNLERRYRETESAAVREELAKYISERSCPECNGARLNRQARNVFVADRPLPEIAVLPIDACLSFFDTLTLPGWRGEIATKIVKEIRERLGFLVDVGLDYLTLERKADSLSGGEAQRIRLASQIGAGLVGVMYVLDEPSIGLHQRDNERLLGTLTRLRDLGNTVLVVEHDEDAIRLADYIVDIGPGAGVHGGEVVAQGQLADVLKAPRSLTGQYLSGKKKIEIPAHRNPPNRKMLLKLKGARGNNLKNVDLEIPAGLFTCITGVSGSGKSTLINDTLYALAANEINGASHTPAPYKDVVGLDLFDKVVDIDQSPIGRTPRSNPATYTGLFTPLRELFAQVPEARARGYSPGRFSFNVRGGRCEACQGDGLIKVEMHFLPDVYVPCDVCQGKRYNRETLEIRYKGHSIHDVLEMTVEAALELFAPVPAIARKLETLMDVGLSYIKLGQSATTLSGGEAQRVKLSKELSRRDTGRTLYILDEPTTGLHFHDIEALLAVLHRLRDDGNTVVVIEHNLDVIKTADWVVDLGPEGGHRGGQILAVGTPEDVAAHPDSHTGRFLAPLLEKHPARSASTPRKNKKKADA, encoded by the coding sequence ATGGCCCTGGACTACATCCGCATCCGCGGCGCACGGACGCACAATCTCAAGAACATCGACCTCGACCTGCCGCGCGACAAGCTGATCGTGATCACCGGCCTGTCCGGCTCCGGCAAGTCGTCGCTCGCGTTCGACACCATCTACGCCGAAGGCCAGCGCCGCTACGTGGAATCGCTGTCGGCCTACGCGCGGCAGTTCCTCAGCGTGATGGACAAGCCCGACCTCGACCACATCGAAGGGCTGTCGCCGGCGATTTCCATCGAGCAGAAATCGACCAGCCACAACCCGCGCTCGACGGTCGGCACCATCACCGAGATCCACGACTACATGCGCCTGCTGTACGCGCGCGTCGGCAGCCCGCGCTGCCCGGATCACCATTTCCCGCTGGAAGCGCAGACGGTCAGCCAGATGGTCGACCAGGTGCTGGCGATGGAAGCCGATCCGGCGCTGGCCGAGCAGCGCTGGATGCTGCTCGCGCCGGTGATCCGCGAACGCAAGGGCGAGCATGCGCAGGTCATCGACCAGCTGCGCGCGCAGGGCTACGTGCGCGTGCGCGTGGACGGCGCGCTGCACGAGATCGACGCGGTGCCGCCGCTGGCGCTGCGGCAGAAGCACACCATCGAGGCGGTGATCGACCGCTTCAAGCCGCGCGCCGACATCCGCCAGCGGCTGGCCGAATCGTTCGAGACGGCGCTCAAGCTGGGCGACGGCATGGCCATCGTGCAGTCGATGGACGAACCCGAGCGCGCGCCGCTACTGTTCTCCTCGCGCTATTCCTGCCCGGTCTGCGACTACTCGCTGCCCGAACTCGAACCGCGCCTGTTCTCGTTCAACTCGCCCATCGGCGCCTGCCCCGGCTGCGACGGGCTGGGCGTGGCGCAGTTCTTCGATCCGGGCAAGGTGGTGGCGCATCCCGAGCTGTCGCTGGCGGCGGGTGCGATGCGCGGCTGGGACCGGCGCAATTCCTATTACTTCTCGATGATCGCCTCGCTGGCGAAGCACTACGGCTTCAACGTCGATACGCCGTGGCAGCAGTTGCCGGAGCGCATCCGCGAGATCGTCCTGCACGGCAGCGGCGGCGAGATCATCAACCTCAGCTACGTCAGCGAGAACGGCAGCAAGTACCAGCGCAAGCACGCCTTCGAGGGCATCCTGCCCAACCTCGAACGCCGCTACCGCGAAACCGAAAGCGCGGCGGTGCGCGAGGAACTGGCGAAGTACATCAGCGAGCGCTCCTGCCCCGAATGCAACGGCGCGCGCCTGAACCGGCAGGCCCGCAACGTGTTTGTGGCCGACCGCCCGCTGCCCGAGATCGCGGTGCTGCCGATCGACGCCTGCCTGTCGTTCTTCGACACGCTCACCCTGCCCGGCTGGCGCGGCGAAATCGCCACCAAGATCGTCAAGGAAATCCGCGAGCGGCTGGGCTTCCTCGTCGATGTCGGCCTCGATTATTTGACGCTGGAGCGCAAGGCCGATTCGCTCTCTGGCGGCGAGGCGCAGCGCATCCGGCTGGCCTCGCAGATCGGCGCGGGCCTGGTCGGCGTGATGTACGTGCTGGACGAGCCGTCCATCGGCCTGCACCAGCGCGACAACGAGCGCCTGCTCGGCACGCTGACCCGCCTGCGCGACCTCGGCAACACCGTGCTGGTGGTGGAGCACGACGAGGACGCGATCCGGCTGGCCGACTACATCGTGGACATCGGCCCCGGCGCGGGCGTGCACGGCGGCGAGGTGGTGGCGCAAGGCCAGTTGGCCGACGTGCTGAAGGCGCCGCGTTCGCTCACTGGGCAATACCTGTCCGGCAAGAAGAAGATCGAAATCCCGGCACACCGCAACCCGCCCAACCGCAAGATGCTGCTGAAGCTGAAGGGCGCGCGCGGCAACAACCTGAAGAACGTCGACCTGGAGATTCCGGCGGGGCTGTTCACCTGCATCACCGGCGTGTCGGGCTCGGGCAAATCGACGCTGATCAACGACACCCTGTATGCGCTGGCCGCCAACGAGATCAACGGCGCATCGCACACGCCCGCGCCGTACAAGGACGTGGTCGGGCTGGACCTGTTCGACAAGGTGGTCGATATCGACCAGTCGCCCATCGGCCGCACCCCGCGCAGCAACCCCGCCACCTACACCGGCCTGTTCACGCCGCTGCGCGAACTGTTCGCGCAGGTGCCGGAAGCGCGCGCGCGCGGCTATTCGCCCGGGCGCTTCTCGTTCAACGTGCGCGGCGGGCGCTGCGAGGCCTGCCAGGGCGACGGCCTCATCAAGGTGGAGATGCACTTCCTGCCGGACGTGTACGTGCCCTGCGACGTCTGCCAGGGCAAGCGCTACAACCGCGAGACGCTGGAAATCCGCTACAAGGGCCACAGCATCCACGACGTGCTGGAAATGACGGTGGAGGCGGCGCTGGAGCTGTTCGCGCCGGTGCCGGCCATCGCCCGCAAACTCGAGACGCTGATGGACGTGGGCCTGAGCTACATCAAGCTGGGCCAGAGCGCGACCACGCTGTCCGGCGGCGAGGCGCAGCGGGTGAAGCTGTCGAAGGAACTCTCGCGCCGCGACACCGGGCGCACGCTTTACATCCTCGACGAGCCGACCACCGGCCTGCACTTCCACGACATCGAGGCGCTGCTGGCGGTGCTGCACCGGCTGCGCGACGACGGCAACACGGTGGTCGTCATCGAGCACAACCTCGACGTCATCAAGACAGCCGACTGGGTGGTCGATCTCGGCCCCGAAGGCGGGCATCGCGGCGGCCAGATTCTCGCCGTCGGCACGCCGGAGGACGTGGCGGCGCATCCCGATTCGCACACCGGCCGCTTCCTTGCGCCATTGCTCGAAAAACATCCGGCACGCTCGGCCTCCACCCCGCGCAAGAACAAGAAGAAGGCCGACGCATGA
- the lspA gene encoding signal peptidase II, giving the protein MTTSPKPNALPWLAASALILALDQWSKAWVLKALPEYTAVPVIDGFWNWYRTYNTGAAFSFLADAGGWQKYVFMTLAFGISGLMAWMLSRTPRGDWKQALPLAMVVGGALGNVIDRFAHGHVVDFIQWHVGEHYWPAFNVADCAVVGGAIGIGLFGLLAGKPQAKGG; this is encoded by the coding sequence ATGACCACATCCCCCAAACCCAACGCTCTCCCTTGGCTCGCCGCCTCGGCATTGATCCTCGCCCTCGACCAGTGGTCGAAGGCGTGGGTCCTGAAAGCATTGCCCGAATACACCGCCGTGCCGGTGATCGACGGCTTCTGGAACTGGTATCGCACCTACAACACCGGCGCGGCCTTCAGCTTCCTGGCCGACGCCGGCGGCTGGCAGAAGTACGTGTTCATGACGCTGGCGTTCGGCATCAGCGGGCTGATGGCGTGGATGCTTTCGCGCACGCCGCGCGGCGACTGGAAGCAGGCGCTGCCGCTGGCGATGGTGGTCGGCGGCGCGCTGGGCAACGTGATCGACCGTTTCGCCCACGGCCACGTGGTCGATTTCATCCAGTGGCACGTCGGCGAGCACTACTGGCCGGCGTTCAACGTCGCCGACTGCGCGGTAGTCGGCGGCGCCATCGGCATCGGCCTGTTCGGGCTGCTGGCGGGCAAGCCGCAGGCGAAGGGCGGATAA
- the obgE gene encoding GTPase ObgE has product MKLVDEAEITVTAGNGGNGCIGFRREKFIPLGGPDGGDGGAGGDVWLLADENLNTLVDFRHQTKFKAQRGENGMGRQMYGKAGEDTVITVPVGTVVHNVDTDEAIGDLTEHGQRLLVAKGGQGGLGNMHFKSSINRTPRKATPGGEGETRTLRLELKLLADVGLLGFPNAGKSTFIRAVSAATPKVADYPFTTLYPNLGVVSVEPGRSFVIADIPGLIEGAADGAGLGSLFLRHVQRTRLLLHLVDIAPMEYEGQGLMSPAEQVRAIEHELRKYDPDMLEKPRWLVLNKADLMFEDEAKEAAEAIVAELGWTGPWYLVSALGREGTWPIMLSVQAFFDRLREEELEARAQADA; this is encoded by the coding sequence ATGAAACTCGTCGACGAAGCTGAAATCACGGTCACCGCCGGCAACGGCGGCAACGGCTGCATCGGGTTCCGCCGCGAGAAGTTCATTCCGCTGGGCGGACCGGATGGCGGCGACGGCGGCGCAGGCGGCGACGTCTGGCTGCTGGCCGACGAAAACCTCAACACGCTGGTCGATTTCCGCCACCAGACCAAATTCAAGGCCCAGCGCGGCGAGAACGGCATGGGCCGGCAGATGTACGGCAAGGCCGGCGAGGACACCGTCATCACCGTGCCGGTCGGCACCGTGGTCCACAACGTCGATACCGACGAAGCCATCGGCGACCTCACCGAGCACGGCCAGCGCCTGCTGGTGGCCAAGGGCGGGCAGGGCGGGCTCGGCAACATGCACTTCAAGAGCTCGATCAACCGCACGCCGCGCAAGGCCACGCCGGGCGGCGAGGGCGAAACCCGCACGCTGCGGCTGGAGCTGAAGCTGCTGGCCGACGTGGGCCTGCTGGGCTTCCCCAACGCCGGCAAATCGACGTTCATCCGCGCGGTGTCGGCGGCGACGCCGAAGGTGGCCGACTATCCGTTCACCACGCTGTATCCGAACCTCGGCGTAGTCAGCGTGGAGCCGGGCCGCAGCTTCGTGATCGCCGACATTCCCGGCCTGATCGAAGGCGCGGCCGACGGCGCCGGTCTCGGCAGTCTGTTCCTGCGCCACGTGCAGCGCACCCGCCTGCTGCTGCACCTGGTGGACATCGCGCCGATGGAATACGAAGGGCAGGGCCTGATGTCGCCGGCCGAGCAGGTGCGCGCGATCGAGCACGAGCTGCGCAAGTACGACCCGGACATGCTGGAGAAGCCGCGCTGGCTGGTGCTGAACAAGGCCGACCTGATGTTCGAGGACGAGGCGAAGGAAGCCGCCGAGGCCATCGTCGCGGAACTCGGCTGGACCGGCCCGTGGTATCTGGTGTCGGCGCTGGGCCGCGAAGGCACCTGGCCGATCATGCTGTCGGTACAGGCGTTCTTCGACCGGCTGCGCGAGGAGGAACTCGAAGCCAGGGCGCAGGCCGATGCTTGA
- the rpmA gene encoding 50S ribosomal protein L27, protein MAHKKAGGSTRNGRDSNPKYLGVKLYGGQAVEAGNIIVRQRGTQFHPGTGVGLGRDHTLFALVDGKVEFSTKGPKKRRTVSIVNA, encoded by the coding sequence ATGGCACATAAAAAGGCTGGTGGTTCGACCCGCAACGGCCGCGACTCGAATCCGAAGTATCTGGGCGTGAAGCTGTACGGCGGCCAGGCCGTCGAAGCCGGCAACATCATCGTGCGTCAGCGCGGCACCCAGTTCCACCCGGGCACCGGCGTCGGCCTCGGCCGCGACCACACCCTGTTCGCGCTGGTCGACGGCAAGGTGGAGTTCTCCACCAAGGGCCCGAAGAAGCGCCGCACGGTCAGCATCGTCAACGCCTGA
- the ileS gene encoding isoleucine--tRNA ligase: MRGDLPKREPDTLARWESEGLYAQIREAAKGRPQFVLHDGPPYANGAIHLGHAVNKILKDIIVKSKTVAGFDAPYIPGWDCHGLPIEIAIEKKWGKVGVKLDAVAFRQKCREYASEQIEVQRRDFKRLGVLGDWERPYRTLDFRFEADEIRALAKVVDNGHLLRGVKPVYWCFDCGSALAEAEIEYQDKVSPAVDVAYAARNPQQASRAFGSELPEGVEVAVPIWTTTPWTLPASLAISLGPELDYVLAEGPSKADGTRRWLILAEALAEKALKRYGVDEVTILGRATGEKLEGMLFAHPFYDERDIPILLGDHVSAEDGTGAVHTAPGHGQEDFAVSQKYGLVEKYTAAQLNPVDGRGVYLPSTPPAGEVDLTQLHVWKANDALVDVLRANEALLAFSKLTHSYPHCWRHKTPIAFRATPQWFISMDQARLRRDALAAIETVKWYPEWGQARIAGMVEGRPDWTISRQRTWGVPIALFVHRETGDIHPRSVELMRQVADRVEQAGIDVWYSLDAAELLGEEAKNYDKITDILDVWFDSGVTHEGVLLERGLGKPADLYLEGSDQHRGWFQSSLLTGVAIDKAAPYRQCLTHGFTVDEHGRKMSKSLGNGIEPQDIMKTLGADILRLWIASADYSNEMSLSQEILKRNADAYRRIRNTARFLLGNLHGFEPARDLLALDDMVALDRWIVHRAWQVQEEIAKAYANYDFAAVVQALMNFCSVDLGSLYFDVTKDRLYTMREDSRGRRSAQSAMYRIAEAFARWIAPVLSFTADEMWGYLPGEHAGNVLFTTWYDGLAPLPDDAALSAKDVDALLALREQIAKVLEPMRAAGEIGAALDAEIELRCGVADQNWLAPLADELRFLFISGDVRVVPDAEAKGVIGVFAQPTAKPKCVRCWHHREDVGAHAAHPLLCGRCVSNVEGPGEERQWF, translated from the coding sequence ATGCGCGGCGACCTGCCCAAGCGCGAGCCGGACACGCTGGCGCGCTGGGAGTCCGAGGGCCTGTACGCGCAGATCCGCGAGGCGGCGAAGGGCCGCCCGCAGTTCGTGCTGCACGACGGCCCGCCCTACGCCAACGGCGCGATCCACCTCGGCCACGCGGTCAACAAGATCCTCAAGGACATCATCGTCAAGTCGAAGACGGTGGCCGGCTTCGACGCGCCCTACATCCCGGGCTGGGATTGCCACGGGCTGCCGATCGAGATCGCCATCGAGAAGAAGTGGGGCAAGGTCGGCGTCAAGCTCGACGCGGTCGCGTTCCGGCAGAAGTGCCGCGAATACGCCAGCGAGCAGATCGAAGTGCAGCGCCGCGACTTCAAGCGGCTCGGCGTGCTCGGCGACTGGGAACGCCCGTACCGCACGCTGGACTTCCGCTTCGAGGCCGACGAAATCCGCGCGCTGGCGAAGGTGGTGGACAACGGCCACCTGCTGCGCGGCGTGAAGCCGGTCTACTGGTGCTTCGACTGCGGCAGCGCGCTGGCCGAGGCGGAGATCGAATACCAGGACAAGGTGTCGCCGGCCGTCGATGTGGCTTACGCCGCGCGCAACCCGCAGCAGGCCAGCCGCGCGTTCGGCAGCGAGCTGCCGGAAGGCGTCGAGGTGGCGGTGCCGATCTGGACGACCACGCCGTGGACGCTGCCGGCCTCGCTCGCCATTTCGCTGGGGCCGGAGCTGGATTACGTGCTGGCGGAAGGCCCGAGCAAGGCCGACGGCACGCGCCGCTGGCTGATCCTCGCCGAGGCGCTGGCCGAGAAGGCGCTCAAGCGCTACGGTGTGGACGAGGTGACGATCCTCGGTCGCGCCACCGGCGAGAAGCTCGAAGGCATGCTGTTCGCGCATCCGTTCTACGACGAGCGCGATATCCCGATCCTGCTCGGCGACCACGTCAGCGCCGAGGACGGCACCGGCGCGGTGCATACCGCCCCCGGCCACGGTCAGGAAGACTTCGCGGTCAGCCAGAAGTACGGCCTCGTCGAGAAGTACACGGCGGCGCAGCTCAACCCGGTCGATGGGCGCGGCGTCTATCTGCCTTCGACGCCGCCGGCGGGCGAGGTCGATCTCACCCAGTTGCACGTCTGGAAAGCCAACGACGCCCTCGTCGACGTGCTGCGCGCGAACGAGGCGCTGCTGGCCTTCAGCAAGCTCACCCACAGCTACCCGCACTGCTGGCGGCACAAGACGCCGATCGCGTTCCGCGCCACGCCGCAGTGGTTCATCTCGATGGATCAGGCCCGCCTGCGCCGCGACGCGCTGGCCGCCATCGAGACGGTGAAGTGGTATCCCGAATGGGGGCAGGCGCGCATCGCCGGCATGGTCGAAGGCCGCCCGGACTGGACGATCTCGCGCCAGCGCACCTGGGGTGTGCCGATCGCGCTGTTCGTGCATCGCGAAACCGGCGACATCCACCCGCGCAGCGTCGAGTTGATGCGGCAGGTGGCCGACCGGGTGGAGCAGGCCGGCATCGACGTCTGGTATTCGCTGGACGCCGCCGAGCTGCTGGGCGAGGAAGCGAAGAACTACGACAAGATCACCGACATCCTCGATGTCTGGTTCGATTCCGGCGTGACCCACGAAGGCGTGTTGCTGGAACGCGGCCTCGGTAAACCCGCCGATCTGTATCTGGAAGGCTCCGACCAGCATCGCGGCTGGTTCCAGTCCTCGCTGCTCACCGGCGTCGCCATCGACAAGGCCGCGCCGTACCGGCAATGCCTCACCCATGGCTTCACCGTGGACGAGCACGGCCGCAAGATGTCGAAGTCGCTCGGCAACGGCATCGAGCCGCAGGACATCATGAAGACGCTGGGCGCGGACATCCTGCGCCTGTGGATCGCCAGCGCCGACTACAGCAACGAGATGTCGCTGTCGCAGGAAATCCTCAAGCGCAACGCCGACGCCTACCGCCGCATCCGCAACACCGCACGCTTCCTGCTCGGCAACCTGCACGGCTTCGAGCCGGCGCGCGACCTGCTGGCGCTGGACGACATGGTGGCGCTGGACCGCTGGATCGTGCATCGCGCCTGGCAGGTGCAGGAAGAGATCGCCAAGGCCTACGCGAACTACGACTTCGCCGCGGTGGTGCAGGCGCTGATGAACTTCTGCAGCGTCGATCTCGGCTCGCTGTACTTCGACGTCACCAAGGATCGCCTGTACACCATGCGCGAGGATTCGCGCGGGCGGCGCAGCGCGCAGTCGGCGATGTATCGCATCGCCGAGGCGTTCGCGCGCTGGATCGCGCCGGTGCTCAGCTTCACCGCAGACGAGATGTGGGGCTACCTGCCGGGCGAACATGCGGGCAACGTGCTGTTCACGACGTGGTACGACGGCCTTGCGCCGCTGCCGGACGATGCCGCGCTGTCGGCCAAGGACGTGGATGCGCTGCTAGCGCTGCGCGAGCAGATCGCCAAGGTGCTGGAGCCGATGCGCGCCGCCGGCGAGATCGGCGCCGCGCTGGACGCCGAAATCGAACTGCGCTGCGGCGTGGCCGACCAGAACTGGCTGGCTCCGCTGGCCGACGAGCTGCGCTTCCTGTTCATCAGCGGCGACGTGCGGGTGGTACCGGACGCGGAGGCGAAGGGCGTCATCGGCGTGTTCGCGCAGCCGACCGCCAAGCCCAAATGCGTACGCTGCTGGCACCACCGCGAGGACGTGGGTGCGCACGCGGCGCATCCTCTGCTGTGCGGGCGCTGCGTGTCGAACGTGGAAGGGCCGGGTGAGGAGCGTCAGTGGTTCTGA
- a CDS encoding bifunctional riboflavin kinase/FAD synthetase: MNLLFRDARDRALCPDGSVVCIGAFDGLHLGHRALVGRAVERARALGVPAVALSFEPLPREFFARDAKPPRLMLPRAKVEGLRELGCEGVGLLRFDAKLAAMPAEDFVRQVLVRQLSAREVWVGPEFRFGKGRAGDIALLRAMGAELGFTAHEIEPVHVDGERVSSTRIRAALTAGDFAQAARLLGRPYAIGGHVVRGQQLGRTLGFPTANLRYGGKTPALRGIYATLVHGIADAPWPSVSSFGTRPTVDGVEPLLEAHLFDFAGDLYGRRIVVEFVAHLRDEEKFPDLPSLVAQMRHDEAQARAILQQREPQRCAFVPEQEPAHPRADFPRKASTRQASA, translated from the coding sequence ATGAATCTCCTGTTCCGTGACGCCCGGGATCGGGCGCTTTGCCCCGACGGCAGCGTGGTCTGCATCGGCGCCTTCGACGGCCTGCACCTGGGCCATCGCGCGCTGGTGGGCCGCGCGGTCGAGCGCGCGCGCGCGCTGGGCGTGCCGGCGGTGGCGCTGAGCTTCGAGCCGCTGCCGCGCGAGTTCTTCGCCCGCGACGCCAAGCCGCCGCGGCTGATGCTGCCGCGCGCCAAGGTCGAGGGTCTGCGCGAACTGGGCTGCGAGGGCGTCGGCCTGCTGCGCTTCGACGCGAAGCTGGCGGCGATGCCGGCCGAGGATTTCGTGCGGCAGGTGCTGGTGCGGCAGTTGTCGGCGCGCGAGGTGTGGGTCGGCCCCGAGTTCCGCTTCGGCAAGGGCCGCGCCGGCGACATCGCGCTGCTGCGGGCGATGGGCGCGGAGCTTGGCTTCACCGCGCACGAGATCGAGCCCGTCCACGTCGACGGCGAGCGCGTGTCCAGCACCCGCATCCGCGCGGCGCTGACCGCCGGCGATTTCGCGCAGGCGGCGCGCCTGCTGGGCCGGCCCTATGCCATCGGTGGCCACGTCGTGCGCGGCCAGCAACTGGGCCGCACCTTGGGCTTCCCCACCGCCAACCTGCGCTACGGCGGCAAGACGCCGGCGCTGCGCGGCATCTACGCGACGCTGGTGCACGGCATCGCCGATGCGCCGTGGCCTTCGGTCTCCAGCTTCGGCACCCGGCCCACCGTGGACGGCGTGGAGCCGCTGCTGGAAGCGCATCTGTTCGATTTCGCCGGCGACCTGTACGGCCGCCGCATCGTCGTCGAGTTCGTCGCCCACCTGCGCGACGAGGAAAAATTCCCCGACCTGCCTTCGCTCGTGGCGCAGATGCGCCACGACGAAGCGCAGGCCCGTGCCATCCTCCAGCAACGCGAACCACAGCGATGTGCGTTCGTCCCTGAACAAGAGCCCGCACATCCCCGTGCGGACTTCCCAAGAAAAGCATCGACCAGACAGGCGTCCGCGTGA
- the rpsT gene encoding 30S ribosomal protein S20, which yields MANIKSAKKRAKQTVVRNARNVAQRSQLRTAVKKVIKALDANDAAGAAEAFTAAQPLLDRFAARGLIHKNKAARHKARLTARIKALKAA from the coding sequence GTGGCCAACATCAAGTCCGCCAAGAAGCGCGCCAAGCAGACCGTCGTGCGCAATGCCCGCAACGTCGCCCAGCGCTCGCAGCTGCGCACCGCCGTCAAGAAGGTGATCAAGGCGCTCGACGCCAACGATGCCGCCGGCGCCGCCGAAGCCTTCACCGCCGCCCAGCCCCTGCTGGACCGCTTCGCCGCCCGCGGCCTGATCCACAAGAACAAGGCCGCCCGTCACAAGGCCCGCCTGACCGCCCGCATCAAGGCGCTCAAGGCCGCCTGA
- the rplU gene encoding 50S ribosomal protein L21, which translates to MYAVLVTGGKQYRVMQGETLRVELLEAEAGSEIKLDNILMLGDADGIKLGDALKGATVTAKVVGHGRADKVRIVKFRRRKHHRKQMGHRQHYTEIEITGIAGGSK; encoded by the coding sequence ATGTACGCAGTACTGGTCACCGGCGGTAAGCAATACCGCGTGATGCAGGGCGAAACGCTCCGCGTCGAATTGCTCGAAGCCGAAGCCGGCAGCGAGATCAAGCTGGACAACATCCTGATGCTGGGCGACGCCGACGGCATCAAGCTGGGCGACGCGCTCAAGGGCGCCACCGTCACCGCGAAGGTCGTCGGTCACGGCCGCGCCGACAAGGTGCGCATCGTCAAGTTCCGCCGCCGCAAGCACCATCGCAAGCAGATGGGCCACCGGCAGCACTACACCGAAATCGAGATCACCGGCATCGCCGGTGGCAGCAAATAA
- the murJ gene encoding murein biosynthesis integral membrane protein MurJ, with the protein MARGVLSFGGMTLLSRVFGLVRDQVFNATFGTNWMTDAFWVAFRIPNFMRRLFAEGSFSTAFVPVFTEIKETRSHDDLKALVARTAGTLGGVLLLVTALGMIFAPQLATAFSQAEPVPGQDQLITDLLRLTFPFLLFVSLTALAAGALNSYHRFGWPAFTPIILNLCMIAGALWGSKLAESFGELPIMAMGWAILAAGILQLLFQLPQLAQLDLLAWPRWGWNHPDIRKVMRLMVPTLLGSSVAQVNLLFDTFIAAMLVHGSQSWLSTADRFLEFPLGVFGIALGTVILPTLSRHHVNTDRAGFSKSLDWGLRTTLVIILPAMLGLMLLSLPLVSTIFQYGKFTAEAARMTALSVFGLSFGLPAFALVKTVLPGFYARQDTRTPVRAGLVAMVANMVFNVALLALLYALWVPDAAKTEGVMATLARVPGLHFALGIASALSSYLNLLLLWRWLRKADVFDLQPGWGRFLLRMLLANAAMAAAVLAGLHLAPEFTEAGKWQRIGWLALLVGGGAATYALAMLALGFRPRDFREH; encoded by the coding sequence ATGGCGCGCGGCGTCCTGTCGTTCGGCGGCATGACCCTGCTCAGCCGGGTGTTCGGGCTGGTGCGCGACCAGGTATTCAACGCCACCTTCGGCACCAACTGGATGACCGACGCCTTCTGGGTGGCGTTCCGGATCCCCAACTTCATGCGCCGGCTGTTCGCCGAAGGCTCGTTCTCCACCGCCTTCGTGCCGGTGTTCACCGAGATCAAGGAAACCCGCAGCCACGACGACCTGAAGGCGCTGGTGGCGCGCACCGCCGGCACCCTGGGCGGCGTGCTGCTGCTGGTCACCGCGCTGGGCATGATCTTCGCGCCGCAGCTGGCGACCGCCTTCAGCCAGGCCGAGCCCGTGCCGGGGCAGGACCAGCTGATCACCGACCTGCTGCGGCTGACCTTCCCGTTCCTGCTGTTCGTGTCGCTGACCGCGCTGGCGGCGGGCGCGCTCAACAGCTACCACCGCTTCGGCTGGCCGGCGTTCACCCCGATCATCCTCAACCTGTGCATGATTGCCGGCGCGCTGTGGGGCTCGAAGCTCGCCGAGTCGTTCGGCGAACTGCCGATCATGGCGATGGGCTGGGCGATCCTCGCCGCCGGCATCCTCCAGCTGCTGTTCCAGCTGCCGCAACTGGCGCAGCTCGACCTGCTGGCCTGGCCGCGCTGGGGCTGGAACCATCCGGACATCCGCAAGGTGATGCGGCTGATGGTGCCGACGCTGCTGGGCTCGTCGGTGGCGCAGGTCAACCTGCTGTTCGACACTTTCATCGCGGCGATGCTGGTGCACGGCTCGCAGAGCTGGCTGTCCACCGCCGACCGCTTCCTGGAGTTCCCGCTGGGCGTGTTCGGCATCGCGCTGGGCACGGTGATCCTGCCGACGCTGTCGCGCCACCATGTCAACACCGACCGCGCCGGCTTCTCGAAGTCGCTGGACTGGGGCCTGCGCACCACGCTGGTCATCATCCTGCCGGCGATGCTGGGGCTGATGCTGCTGTCGCTGCCGCTGGTCTCGACCATCTTCCAGTACGGCAAGTTCACCGCCGAGGCCGCGCGGATGACCGCGCTGTCGGTGTTCGGCCTGAGCTTCGGCCTGCCGGCGTTCGCGCTGGTGAAGACCGTGCTGCCGGGGTTCTACGCGCGCCAAGACACTCGTACCCCGGTGCGCGCCGGGCTGGTGGCGATGGTCGCCAACATGGTGTTCAACGTGGCGCTGCTGGCGCTGCTGTACGCGCTGTGGGTGCCCGACGCGGCCAAAACCGAAGGCGTGATGGCGACGCTGGCGCGGGTGCCGGGATTGCATTTCGCGCTGGGGATCGCCTCGGCGCTGTCCAGCTACCTCAACCTGCTGCTGCTGTGGCGCTGGCTGCGCAAGGCCGACGTGTTCGACCTGCAGCCGGGCTGGGGCCGCTTCCTGCTGCGCATGCTGCTGGCGAACGCGGCGATGGCGGCGGCGGTGCTGGCCGGGCTGCACCTGGCGCCGGAGTTCACCGAGGCGGGCAAGTGGCAGCGGATCGGCTGGCTGGCGCTGCTGGTCGGCGGCGGCGCGGCCACCTACGCGCTGGCGATGCTGGCGCTGGGCTTCCGCCCGCGCGATTTCCGCGAGCATTGA